One Manduca sexta isolate Smith_Timp_Sample1 chromosome 28, JHU_Msex_v1.0, whole genome shotgun sequence DNA window includes the following coding sequences:
- the LOC115452379 gene encoding ribosomal RNA small subunit methyltransferase NEP1 produces MGKKRKLVAKDDDFEYDPAPKHLVTSHIKKQEKRLIVILENAQLETVKNGNSFELLNCDDHANILRKNDRDPGSCRPDITHQSLLMLMDSPLNRAGLLQVYIHTEKNVLIEINPQTRIPRTFKRFAGLMVQLLHKFSIRASDGPMKLLKVIKNPITSHLPVGVRKITMSFSSKVVHNCRELVPKDEPVVMIIGAMAHGKVEVDYAEDVISISNYPLSAALTCAKLCSAFEEIWGVM; encoded by the exons ATGGGTAAAAAAAGGAAACTTGTTGCAAAGGACGATGATTTTGAATATGACCCGGCACCTAAACATTTGGTTACATCGCATATTAAAAAACAGGAGAAACGTCTCATTGTTATATTAGAGAATGCTCAATTGGAAACTGTAAAG AATGGTAACAGTTTTGAGCTGCTGAACTGTGATGACCATGCTAATATTCTTCGTAAGAATGACCGCGACCCCGGCTCATGCCGGCCAGATATAACACATCAGTCTTTACTTATGTTAATGGACTCACCACTGAACAGAGCTGGCTTGCTACAAGTGTATATACATacagaaaaaaatgtgttgataGAAATTAACCCACAGACAAGGATACCAAGGACATTTAAGAGATTTGCTGGATTGATGg TGCAACTGCTACACAAATTTTCTATCAGAGCTTCAGATGGACCAATGAAACTGCTGAAAGTAATAAAGAATCCTATAACATCTCATCTTCCAGTAGGAGTGAGGAAAATCACCATGTCATTCAGTTCGAAAGTTGTGCATAACTGTAGAGAGTTGGTGCCTAAGGATGAGCCTGTTGTAATGATTATTGGTGCAATGGCACATGGCAAGGTAGAAGTAGATTATGCAGAAGATGTTATATCAATAAGCAACTATCCCTTATCAGCTGCACTCACATGTGCAAAATTATGTTCTGCATTTGAAGAAATATGGGgagtaatgtaa